A genomic stretch from Amycolatopsis sp. 195334CR includes:
- a CDS encoding helix-turn-helix transcriptional regulator → MTTEVLPGRRAQLRDFLRTRRARLNPADVGLPAAGQRRTPGLRREEVAVLAGVGVSWYTWLEQGREINVSAEVLDAIGRALRLSGPERAHLYLLAGLNPPVAEAATGDPGRLRRVLDGWPSPAVLRDRYWNVLAVNEAARDRFGYDGPGHNCLVSFFTDDRYRAAAEEWAAAAPAVVAAFRADAAHFPGDPEFGRVVGELSAVSPEFAELWARHDVGTPVQDVLAVRDDDLVWRFEKTTLVPADRPDAYLVLYSPA, encoded by the coding sequence GTGACCACCGAAGTGCTGCCCGGCAGACGGGCGCAGCTGCGGGATTTCCTGCGCACGCGCCGCGCACGGCTGAACCCGGCCGATGTCGGACTGCCCGCGGCGGGGCAGCGGCGCACCCCGGGGCTGCGGCGTGAAGAAGTCGCGGTGCTCGCCGGGGTGGGGGTGTCCTGGTACACCTGGCTCGAACAGGGCCGTGAGATCAACGTCTCGGCCGAGGTGCTGGACGCGATCGGTCGCGCGCTGCGGTTGTCCGGACCGGAACGCGCGCACCTCTACCTGCTGGCCGGGCTCAACCCGCCGGTCGCCGAGGCGGCCACCGGCGATCCGGGGCGGTTGCGCCGGGTGCTCGACGGCTGGCCCTCACCCGCGGTGCTGCGTGACCGCTACTGGAACGTGCTGGCGGTCAACGAAGCCGCGCGCGACCGCTTCGGGTATGACGGGCCGGGGCACAACTGCCTGGTTTCGTTCTTCACCGACGACCGGTACCGCGCCGCGGCGGAGGAGTGGGCGGCGGCCGCGCCCGCGGTGGTCGCGGCGTTCCGGGCCGACGCGGCGCATTTCCCCGGTGACCCCGAATTCGGCCGGGTGGTCGGTGAGCTGAGCGCGGTCAGCCCGGAGTTCGCGGAGCTGTGGGCACGCCACGACGTCGGCACGCCGGTGCAGGACGTGCTCGCGGTGCGGGACGACGACTTGGTGTGGCGGTTCGAGAAAACGACGCTGGTGCCCGCCGACCGGCCGGACGCGTACCTGGTGCTGTACTCGCCCGCCTG